The following are encoded together in the Anopheles nili chromosome 3, idAnoNiliSN_F5_01, whole genome shotgun sequence genome:
- the LOC128724764 gene encoding dynein regulatory complex subunit 5-like: MSETDLLQLSAAWRRVPHMVAPLQRDVWNALCTWNPSWQTQRLASETTRNLFVELVSFSGGEKCRPFEIARETGVSGGVPKKLGTIVLEFLVRSFDGGPEPAQLTCCQVREFGSYLSTELPLLKIIDLKSETYWRRVVRCYSSDCLSYYEHDYLTPNRFWKQHGVEVKLGLMIEQQDPRYWEVENLEETIKRCAPFVENLCVEQMLPHPKVEPMEDYEAYSYRNAPEDLCHHGSLAVLGHLSNLTSLSLVFGVKHWTKPYQDRYSNCSQEDIENLGLGLRKLEKLKKFNLSRSRLNPQKLKALLDHLTPLRLDTIRLQRCQLGRGCGGILGRFLSRFGPTLKHLNLSDNRLDALELDRLCPGLSVYQGTVDSLDLSYNPVGEPGVLVLGGAIKGGPQLSELNFTGCQMGVEGSFRVIQLLSFHAPLRKVSLNCVPISPEGGDKLVQVLRENTHIEDVQVGECGLPEEVLSRVKRILRKNAKRRHRAGTAAVTQHRKPLQVDATEYIRSPASMYRLERQVFPPATTGT, encoded by the exons ATGTCGGAAACAGATCTGCTGCAGCTGTCCGCTGCATGGCGCCGGGTGCCACACATGGTTGCACCGTTGCAACGCGACGTTTGGAATGCGCTCTGCACCTGGAATCCGTCCTGGCAAACGCAACGTCTGGCAAGCGAAACCACGAGGAATCTGTTCGTGGAGCTGGTGTCATTTAGTGGCGGAGAAAAGTGCCGTCCTTTCGAAATTGCGCGTGAAACCGGCGTCTCTGGGGGTGTCCCAAAGAAGCTGGGTACGATCGTGCTGGAGTTTTTGGTCAGATCATTTGACGGTGGACCTGAACCGGCTCAGCTGACTTGCTGTCAGGTGCGCGAATTTGGCAGCTATTTGAGCACCGAGCTTCCGTTACTGAAAATTATCGACCTCAAG AGCGAAACGTACTGGCGGCGAGTCGTGCGATGCTATTCGAGTGACTGCTTATCGTACTACGAGCATGACTATCTCACCCCAAACAGGTTCTGGAAACAGCACGGCGTAGAAGTGAAGCTCGGCCTTATGATCGAGCAGCAAGACCCACGCTACTGGGAGGTAGAAAACCTAGAAGAGACCATCAAACGGTGCGCACCTTTCGTGGAGAATCTCTGCGTGGAGCAGATGCTCCCACATCCGAAAGTGGAACCGATGGAAGACTACGAGGCGTACAGCTATAGGAATGCACCGGAAGATCTCTGCCACCACGGTTCGCTAGCCGTGCTTGGACATCTGAGCAATCTCACGTCGCTTTCGCTGGTGTTTGGTGTGAAACACTGGACAAAACCCTACCAGGATCGCTATTCTAACTGCTCGCAGGAAGACATCGAGAATTTGGGACT TGGTCTCCGGAAGTTGGAAAAGCTGAAAAAGTTTAACCTTTCCCGCAGCCGCTTGAACCCGCAGAAACTGAAGGCGTTGCTGGACCATCTGACCCCGTTGCGGCTGGACACGATTCGCCTGCAGCGTTGCCAGCTGGGCCGAGGTTGCGGTGGAATTCTGGGAAGGTTCCTGAGCCGTTTCGGGCCAACGCTTAAGCATCTGAACCTCTCCGACAACCGGCTCGATGCACTCGAGCTCGATCGGCTCTGCCCGGGATTAAGCGTCTACCAGGGCACTGTTGACAGTCTGGATTTGTCTTACAATCCCGTCGGGGAGCCGGGCGTGCTGGTTCTTGGCGGTGCCATCAAGGGTGGGCCGCAATTGAGCGAGCTAAACTTTACCGGCTGCCAAATGGGCGTCGAGGGATCCTTTCGG GTCATACAACTTCTGAGCTTCCATGCGCCCTTGAGGAAGGTTTCGCTAAACTGCGTACCGATTAGTCCCGAAGGAGGCGACAAGCTGGTGCAGGTGCTGcgcgaaaacacacacatcgaGGACGTGCAGGTTGGCGAATGTGGACTTCCCGAGGAAGTGTTGTCGCGCGTGAAGAGGATCTTGCGTAAAAACGCCAAACGAAGGCATCGTGCTGGTACAGCAGCAGTAACGCAACACCGAAAGCCGCTGCAAGTAGATGCAACGGAGTACATTCGATCACCCGCCAGCATGTATCGGCTCGAGAGGCAAGTCTTTCCACCAGCAACCACGGGGACCTGA